A genome region from Chengkuizengella sp. SCS-71B includes the following:
- the egtD gene encoding L-histidine N(alpha)-methyltransferase — MMQSNHMILDLNPPISSLKEEVLKGLRQDQKQLHPKWFYDEKGSELFNQITTLPEYYLTRAEKEILTTYNSDICALIGHHSPLFELGCGSEEKIQLILEALESKNRYVPIDISQEALNSTVEKLLDSFPLLDIKAIRADYTQALPFLYQLSKEKKVILFLGSTIGNLNENEREKFLYQLTKYLNHHDGLLIGIDLKKSPLLLEAAYNDSKGITAAFNKNLLHRINRELHANFQVEQFTHHAFFNDVKNRIEMHLISKTNQEVSIGDETFSFFSEETIHTENSYKFDLKEFSQALVKVGLCLRNFWTDKQNYFAVTYIEPITK; from the coding sequence ATGATGCAATCAAACCATATGATCCTAGATTTGAACCCTCCTATTTCCTCTTTAAAAGAAGAAGTCTTAAAGGGGTTAAGACAAGACCAAAAACAGTTACATCCCAAATGGTTTTACGATGAAAAAGGCAGCGAACTTTTTAATCAAATCACTACCTTACCCGAGTATTATTTAACCCGTGCTGAAAAAGAGATCTTAACAACCTACAACTCTGATATTTGTGCTTTGATTGGTCATCATTCTCCATTATTTGAGTTAGGGTGCGGCAGTGAAGAGAAAATTCAACTAATTTTAGAAGCTTTGGAAAGTAAAAATCGTTATGTTCCCATTGATATCTCACAAGAAGCTTTGAACAGTACCGTTGAAAAATTACTTGATTCATTTCCTTTATTGGATATAAAAGCAATTCGTGCTGACTATACACAAGCCTTGCCCTTCCTATATCAACTGTCAAAAGAAAAAAAAGTCATTTTATTTCTTGGATCAACGATTGGAAACTTGAATGAAAATGAGAGGGAGAAGTTTCTGTATCAATTAACCAAATATCTAAATCATCATGATGGTTTACTTATTGGCATTGATTTAAAAAAATCACCCCTTTTATTAGAAGCAGCTTATAATGATTCAAAAGGCATTACGGCTGCGTTTAACAAAAACCTGCTGCACCGGATTAATAGAGAGCTACATGCTAATTTTCAAGTGGAACAATTCACACATCATGCTTTTTTCAATGATGTCAAAAATAGAATCGAAATGCACCTTATCAGCAAAACGAATCAAGAAGTATCGATTGGGGATGAAACTTTTTCTTTTTTTTCAGAAGAAACGATTCATACAGAGAATTCCTATAAGTTCGACCTCAAAGAATTCTCACAAGCGCTAGTCAAAGTAGGACTTTGCTTGCGTAATTTTTGGACCGATAAACAAAATTACTTTGCCGTAACATATATTGAACCCATCACAAAATAA
- the recG gene encoding ATP-dependent DNA helicase RecG, giving the protein MNNLHNIPLQDVHGLGAARSKDLNALGIHSVLDLIEYFPFRYEDYRLRNLAEVEDGERITVQAKVYSLPQVQRYGRNKSRMTCKMMVEDQFMITTVWFNRHFLKDRLIVGKEVIISGKWDRRRQVLTVSESEFPGANSSQAGTLQPVYSIGGSITQKWIRKVIHQALQQYSAFIKDPIPSLFTEKHNLIPRKQAILSIHHPQDTLDGSEARRRLVYEELFLFQLKLMIFRSTSRSKADGIQHDFDSEDIRKFVRSLPFQLTDSQKNVIAELLSDLRKPYSMNRLLQGDVGSGKTVVAAAALYANFKSGFQGAMMVPTEILAEQHFLSLQELFAPYGLEIGLLVGSLTNKQRRDILASLQSGLIDIVVGTHALIQENVYFRNLGLVVTDEQHRFGVNQRNIFRHKGLNPDVLTMTATPIPRTLAITAFGDMDVSTLKELPKGRKVIKTYWVKHNLMKRVLGFIHKELQAHRQAYVICPLIEESDKIDVQNAIDLHSEIQEVLADYKVGLLHGRQTADEKEQVMSKFSENEVHVLVSTTVVEVGVNVPNATVMVIYDADRFGLSQLHQLRGRVGRGQAQSYCILIADPKSEMGQERMRSMTKTNDGFEIARMDLELRGPGDFFGTKQSGMPEFRVADLAHDFEILEMAREDAAELVKSEEFWTAAKYLPLRELLDKDQLLEKELD; this is encoded by the coding sequence ATGAATAATTTACATAATATCCCGCTCCAAGATGTTCATGGATTAGGTGCGGCAAGAAGTAAAGATTTAAATGCACTAGGAATTCATTCTGTTTTAGATTTAATTGAGTATTTTCCTTTTCGTTATGAGGATTATCGTTTGCGAAATCTAGCTGAAGTAGAGGATGGAGAAAGAATTACAGTACAAGCAAAAGTATATAGTTTGCCCCAAGTGCAACGATATGGGCGTAATAAATCAAGAATGACGTGTAAAATGATGGTAGAGGATCAATTTATGATTACAACTGTATGGTTTAACCGTCATTTTCTTAAGGATCGTCTGATTGTTGGGAAGGAAGTTATTATATCAGGGAAATGGGATCGGAGAAGGCAGGTTCTGACTGTTTCTGAATCTGAATTTCCAGGTGCCAATTCGTCTCAAGCAGGTACCTTGCAACCTGTTTATTCTATAGGAGGATCTATCACTCAAAAGTGGATTCGGAAAGTCATCCATCAGGCACTTCAACAATATAGCGCGTTTATTAAAGATCCTATCCCATCACTTTTCACTGAAAAACATAATTTAATTCCTCGTAAACAAGCCATCTTGTCTATCCACCATCCTCAAGATACTTTAGATGGATCAGAAGCAAGGCGACGTTTAGTTTATGAGGAGCTTTTTTTATTTCAACTTAAACTGATGATCTTTCGCTCAACATCACGCTCAAAAGCAGATGGCATTCAGCATGATTTTGATTCTGAGGACATTCGTAAATTTGTGCGCTCGCTTCCGTTTCAGTTGACAGATTCACAAAAAAATGTCATCGCTGAACTTCTTTCTGACTTACGTAAGCCCTATAGTATGAACCGTCTTTTACAGGGAGATGTGGGTTCGGGTAAAACGGTTGTTGCTGCAGCAGCTCTTTATGCTAATTTCAAATCTGGTTTTCAGGGTGCGATGATGGTACCTACAGAAATACTAGCTGAACAGCATTTTTTATCTTTACAAGAATTATTTGCACCCTATGGGCTTGAAATAGGATTGTTAGTAGGTAGCTTAACAAATAAACAACGGAGGGACATCCTTGCATCATTACAATCAGGACTCATTGATATCGTAGTTGGTACTCATGCTTTAATACAGGAAAATGTCTATTTTAGAAACTTAGGGTTGGTAGTAACAGATGAGCAGCATCGTTTTGGTGTCAATCAACGAAACATATTCAGGCATAAAGGATTGAACCCCGATGTTCTTACAATGACAGCTACACCGATTCCTAGAACATTAGCTATTACTGCTTTTGGGGATATGGATGTATCAACATTGAAGGAGTTGCCAAAAGGTCGAAAAGTAATTAAAACTTACTGGGTTAAACATAATTTGATGAAGAGAGTGCTTGGTTTCATTCATAAGGAATTACAGGCTCATCGTCAAGCATACGTCATTTGTCCATTGATTGAAGAATCAGATAAGATTGATGTTCAGAATGCGATTGATTTACATTCAGAAATACAAGAGGTTTTAGCTGATTACAAAGTAGGTTTATTGCACGGAAGACAAACAGCGGATGAAAAAGAGCAGGTGATGTCAAAGTTCAGTGAAAATGAAGTACATGTACTCGTATCCACAACGGTAGTAGAAGTTGGAGTTAACGTGCCAAATGCTACTGTCATGGTCATTTATGATGCGGATCGTTTTGGTCTATCTCAGCTTCACCAATTACGTGGCAGAGTTGGAAGAGGTCAAGCTCAATCTTACTGTATACTAATCGCTGATCCCAAATCAGAGATGGGACAAGAGAGAATGCGTTCTATGACGAAAACAAATGATGGTTTTGAAATCGCTCGTATGGATTTAGAATTAAGGGGACCTGGTGATTTTTTTGGTACAAAACAAAGCGGAATGCCTGAGTTTCGCGTGGCAGATCTAGCTCATGATTTTGAAATATTAGAGATGGCGAGAGAGGATGCAGCAGAGTTAGTGAAATCTGAGGAGTTTTGGACTGCTGCAAAATATTTGCCGCTTCGTGAGCTATTGGATAAGGATCAGTTGTTAGAGAAAGAATTAGACTAA